The proteins below come from a single Balaenoptera musculus isolate JJ_BM4_2016_0621 chromosome 1, mBalMus1.pri.v3, whole genome shotgun sequence genomic window:
- the LOC118886321 gene encoding protein preY, mitochondrial-like has product MQRGVCGRLASALRGTRAQPPAVAQRCVHTSVSRPSPDQSERTWEPPRAFDPALLEFLVCPLSKKPLRYEASTNELINEGLRIAYPIIDGIPNMIPQAARMTHQNKKQEEMEQH; this is encoded by the coding sequence ATGCAGCGCGGAGTTTGCGGCCGGCTCGCCTCAGCGCTGCGGGGGACACGCGCACAGCCGCCCGCAGTCGCCCAGAGGTGTGTGCACACGTCGGTGTCGCGGCCATCCCCAGACCAGAGTGAGCGGACGTGGGAACCACCCCGCGCCTTCGACCCAGCGCTGCTGGAGTTCCTGGTGTGCCCGCTCTCCAAGAAGCCGCTCCGATATGAAGCATCGACAAATGAATTGATTAACGAAGGGTTAAGAATAGCCTATCCAATTATTGATGGGATTCCTAATATGATACCACAGGCAGCTAGGATGACACATCAAaataagaagcaagaagaaatggAGCAGCATTAG
- the LOC118886326 gene encoding phosphatidylinositol N-acetylglucosaminyltransferase subunit Y, giving the protein MFLSLPTLTVLIPLVSLAGLLYSASVEENFPQGCTSTSSLCFYSLLLPITIPVYVFFHLWTWMGIKLFRHN; this is encoded by the coding sequence ATGTTTCTGTCTCTTCCTACGTTGACTGTCCTTATTCCATTGGTCTCGTTAGCAGGGCTGTTATACTCGGCCTCCGTGGAAGAAAACTTCCCACAGGGCTGCACTAGCACAAGCAGCCTGTGCTTTTACAGTCTGCTCTTGCCGATCACCATACCCGTTTATGTGTTCTTCCACCTTTGGACTTGGATGGGTATTAAACTCTTCAGGCATAATTAA